A region of Allocoleopsis franciscana PCC 7113 DNA encodes the following proteins:
- a CDS encoding SagB family peptide dehydrogenase encodes MLLPLQLSFKKSINIIEDFNNTVIIQSPHIRGNIPPQSLNINQPSPGVLAAIQTLATDGATEEDLSDLVLQRDGVSQLPKFYYYLQKLIQLGTLCYSIVVEGLPLAKLVPLSLDGKIEFKKAVINKQYVLSRFAYCRKEHQHLVLESPLSQAQIILFGWKGAALISELAKPQLAHEICTKIPGISEEVTRLFFSLLLSTEMLFEVKEDGKTQEEESEPLRQWEFHNLLFHSRTRTGRHSNPIGRTYPFVEQIKPLPAVKPKMSKDTIDLYKPDISNLENTDYPLTFILERRKSLRNYSENEPITDKQLGEFLYRSARIKQIIKTENEEMSRRPYVNGGAAYEFELYILANTCQNIPTGFYHYCPQDHQLCKISGKNQYVAALLEDAWLANRDRSFPQVLIIISARFQRIAWTYESIAHTTLLKNVGALFQTMYLVATAMNLAPCALGNGNSDLFAAAAGTDYYAETSVGEFILGSKLLV; translated from the coding sequence ATGCTACTTCCCTTGCAGCTTTCCTTTAAAAAAAGCATTAATATAATTGAAGACTTCAACAATACAGTTATTATTCAATCACCTCATATTAGAGGAAATATTCCTCCTCAATCCCTCAATATTAACCAGCCATCACCTGGAGTTTTAGCGGCTATTCAAACGCTGGCGACAGATGGTGCTACGGAGGAAGACTTGAGTGATTTAGTTCTCCAAAGGGATGGGGTGTCTCAACTACCTAAGTTTTACTATTACCTGCAAAAGCTAATCCAGCTTGGTACGCTCTGTTATAGCATTGTTGTTGAAGGATTGCCTCTAGCAAAATTGGTTCCTCTTTCACTGGATGGAAAGATTGAATTTAAGAAAGCAGTCATCAACAAACAATATGTTTTGTCGCGCTTTGCTTATTGCCGAAAAGAGCATCAACATTTAGTCCTAGAATCTCCTCTATCTCAGGCTCAAATTATACTATTTGGTTGGAAAGGTGCAGCCCTTATTTCTGAGCTGGCAAAACCCCAATTAGCTCATGAGATTTGTACGAAAATTCCTGGCATTTCGGAAGAAGTTACTAGATTATTTTTTAGCCTACTGTTGAGTACCGAAATGCTATTTGAAGTGAAGGAAGATGGAAAAACCCAAGAAGAAGAGAGCGAACCGCTGAGGCAATGGGAATTTCACAATCTACTTTTTCATTCAAGAACAAGAACTGGCAGACACAGTAACCCGATTGGAAGAACTTATCCGTTCGTAGAGCAAATTAAACCGCTGCCAGCCGTTAAACCCAAGATGTCAAAGGATACGATTGACCTCTACAAACCTGACATCTCTAATCTTGAGAACACGGATTATCCTTTGACTTTTATTCTGGAAAGAAGAAAATCTCTCAGAAATTACAGCGAGAATGAGCCAATAACTGATAAGCAACTTGGGGAATTTCTTTACCGCTCAGCCCGGATTAAACAAATCATTAAAACTGAAAATGAAGAAATGAGTCGTAGACCCTATGTCAATGGGGGAGCGGCTTACGAATTTGAGCTGTATATCCTTGCCAATACCTGTCAAAATATCCCTACGGGTTTTTACCATTATTGTCCTCAAGATCATCAGCTTTGTAAAATTTCTGGGAAAAACCAATATGTGGCGGCGCTTTTAGAAGATGCATGGTTGGCAAACCGAGATCGGAGTTTTCCCCAAGTCTTAATTATCATTTCTGCACGTTTCCAAAGGATTGCTTGGACTTATGAATCTATAGCCCATACCACATTACTCAAAAATGTGGGAGCTTTATTCCAGACCATGTATTTAGTAGCAACGGCGATGAATCTTGCTCCTTGTGCATTGGGTAATGGAAATTCAGATTTATTTGCCGCAGCGGCTGGAACCGACTATTATGCTGAAACATCAGTCGGAGAATTTATTCTGGGTAGCAAACTCCTTGTTTAG
- a CDS encoding two-component regulator propeller domain-containing protein, whose translation MKVSIVFDWCYQDDEISCQIRQWLKNTILNFILTIIILLSLPTFVYAAEANPTFEHITADQGVSQSGLNSIFQDSQGFMWFGTQDGLNKYDGYDFTVYKYNALDAYSLSDNFITSIYEDKSGIMWIGTDGGGLNKFNRETENFTRYIHDVDNPKSLSHNRVLSIYQDRFGTLWVGTDGGGLNKFDRENEQFTHYQHHLNDPNSLSNDIIFSIYEDKLGTLWIGTGGGGLNKFNRKTGQFIHYRNNPSDPSSLNDDTVLSIHEDQSTKLWIGTKNGGLNEFDRESGRFFHYTHDPDNPNSLNHNTINSMAEDQLGNLWLATSSWYGNSYGSGLDKFVPKNGQFIHYKHDSKNPQTLSDNLVISLWVGHDQILWIGTAFSGLNKLDLKEPKFLHYKNDPAKLNSLSDNHVMSIDEDHFGQLWIGTSDGGVNKFDSQTGKFTHYTHNSANSYSLSSNNIWSTYEDRNGMLWVGTFGSGLDKIDRKTQKITHYQHNFNKPYSLSDNTVTSIHEDYLGTLWIGTMRGGLNKFEPESEQFTHYTNDPSNPNSLSDISAFLIYEDRAETIWIGTLNGGLNKFQRETENFIHYKHDPKNPNSLSYDRIVSIYEYPSGTLWIGTFGGGLDKFDIATETFTHYTEKNGLPNNSVVGILADDEGNLWLSTGKGISKFNPKTETFRNYDVSDGLQGNEFDGVKAYLKSKTGEMFFGGLNGFNAFYPDQVKDNPHIPPIVITDFKKFNESVKLKPSIFEIQSIKLSYKDNFFGFEFAALDYTNPLKNQYAYKLEGFDKDWIYSGIRRYASYTNLDGGTYIFKVKGSNNDGVWNEKGTSIKILITPPPWKTWWAYTLYIMAVVTVVIGYVQWKTRAQKKENALLRESERKLNQFLEAIPVGIGVIDQAGQFIYVNQIGLQLQGIEALLKPPIQLFSETCQAYVAGTEQLYPTEQLPLVRALRGEKITLDDLEIHQSDKIVPLQVWGTPIYDEQGAILYAIVAFQDITSRKQAEAERQDYIEALQQAKDQLQAVIDTVPGCVCWMSSDGRYLGVNRHLADTFKLSPDDFIGREIGFFLTDSLLSELIHQFLASPELSTTQVIKLSVQDSIRSYLMSVQKYHRNTAAVSVAIDITDRMFAEEALRASLREKEILLQEVHHRVKNNLQIICSLLDLQSQTLNDEKTLAVFQESYNRIKSMTIIHEKLYQSTSVEKINFAEYVETLMNHLLLSYKVDSELIQVYSNIEPIYLNIDTAIPCGLIINELLSNSLKHAFPNSAKGLINLYFKFDRNKRFTLIVKDNGVGFPKDFNIQEKSTLGLKLVKVLTQQLEGNIELKQEQGIELAISFPNIKA comes from the coding sequence ATGAAGGTGAGCATTGTGTTTGATTGGTGTTATCAAGACGATGAAATAAGTTGTCAAATTCGACAATGGCTCAAAAATACAATTTTGAACTTTATCCTCACGATTATAATCCTCCTGAGCCTACCAACTTTTGTATATGCTGCCGAAGCAAATCCTACATTTGAACATATCACTGCTGACCAAGGGGTGTCTCAAAGTGGCCTTAACTCTATCTTTCAAGATAGTCAGGGATTTATGTGGTTTGGGACGCAAGATGGACTTAATAAATATGACGGCTATGACTTCACAGTTTATAAATATAACGCTCTTGATGCATACTCATTATCTGATAATTTTATCACATCAATTTATGAAGACAAGTCTGGAATAATGTGGATTGGTACAGATGGGGGGGGACTCAACAAATTTAATCGAGAGACTGAAAATTTTACCCGATATATACATGATGTTGATAATCCAAAAAGCTTGAGTCATAATCGAGTTTTATCAATTTATCAAGACCGATTTGGTACACTCTGGGTTGGTACAGATGGAGGAGGACTTAATAAATTTGATCGCGAAAATGAGCAGTTTACTCATTATCAACATCACTTAAATGACCCGAATAGCTTAAGTAACGATATTATTTTCTCAATTTATGAAGACAAATTAGGGACTCTGTGGATTGGCACAGGCGGCGGGGGACTCAACAAATTTAATCGCAAAACAGGTCAATTTATTCACTACAGAAATAATCCATCTGACCCCAGTAGCTTGAATGATGATACTGTCTTATCAATCCATGAAGACCAGTCTACGAAGCTTTGGATTGGTACTAAAAATGGAGGACTCAACGAATTTGATCGCGAAAGCGGACGATTTTTCCATTACACTCATGACCCAGATAACCCTAATAGTTTAAATCATAATACTATCAATTCAATGGCTGAAGATCAACTTGGCAATCTCTGGCTAGCTACAAGTAGCTGGTATGGAAATTCTTATGGTTCAGGACTCGATAAATTTGTTCCTAAAAATGGGCAATTTATTCATTACAAGCATGACTCTAAAAATCCACAAACCTTGAGTGATAATCTAGTTATCTCTCTCTGGGTTGGTCATGACCAAATTTTATGGATTGGTACCGCATTCAGTGGGCTTAATAAGTTAGACCTCAAAGAGCCGAAATTCCTACATTACAAAAATGACCCAGCTAAGCTCAATAGCCTGAGTGATAATCATGTGATGTCAATTGATGAAGATCATTTCGGTCAGCTCTGGATTGGCACTTCGGACGGAGGAGTCAATAAGTTTGATAGTCAAACTGGAAAATTTACCCACTACACACACAACTCAGCAAATTCTTATAGCTTAAGTAGTAACAATATTTGGTCAACCTATGAAGATAGAAATGGTATGCTCTGGGTTGGCACGTTTGGCAGTGGACTCGATAAAATTGACCGTAAAACCCAAAAAATTACCCATTATCAACATAATTTTAATAAGCCTTATAGTTTAAGTGATAATACCGTCACCTCCATTCATGAAGACTATTTAGGTACGCTTTGGATTGGGACTATGCGTGGCGGACTCAACAAATTTGAGCCAGAGTCTGAACAGTTTACACATTATACAAACGATCCTAGTAATCCCAATAGTTTAAGTGATATTAGTGCTTTTTTAATCTATGAAGATCGAGCTGAGACAATATGGATTGGTACCTTGAATGGTGGACTGAATAAGTTTCAGCGTGAGACTGAAAATTTTATTCATTACAAACATGATCCCAAAAATCCAAATAGTCTAAGTTATGATCGAATTGTATCTATCTATGAATATCCGTCCGGTACGCTCTGGATAGGTACATTTGGGGGAGGGCTTGATAAATTTGATATCGCTACTGAAACATTTACACATTACACAGAAAAAAATGGACTACCTAACAATTCAGTAGTAGGTATCCTAGCGGACGATGAAGGTAATCTTTGGTTAAGCACTGGCAAAGGAATCTCCAAATTTAATCCTAAAACTGAAACCTTTAGAAATTATGATGTCAGCGATGGGCTTCAGGGAAATGAGTTTGATGGCGTGAAAGCTTATCTCAAAAGTAAAACAGGGGAAATGTTTTTTGGAGGACTCAATGGCTTCAATGCATTTTATCCTGATCAGGTAAAAGACAATCCTCATATTCCCCCAATCGTTATAACTGACTTTAAAAAGTTTAATGAGAGTGTAAAATTAAAACCATCGATTTTTGAAATTCAATCCATAAAATTATCTTACAAAGATAACTTTTTTGGATTTGAATTTGCTGCCCTTGACTACACAAACCCTCTGAAAAATCAATATGCCTACAAGTTAGAAGGATTTGATAAAGATTGGATTTATTCAGGAATCAGGCGCTATGCCAGTTATACCAACCTAGATGGTGGAACATACATATTTAAAGTTAAAGGTTCCAACAACGATGGCGTGTGGAATGAAAAAGGCACTTCTATCAAAATCTTGATTACTCCCCCTCCTTGGAAAACTTGGTGGGCTTACACTCTTTATATTATGGCTGTGGTCACTGTTGTAATTGGGTATGTCCAGTGGAAAACCAGAGCGCAAAAGAAAGAAAATGCATTGCTGCGCGAAAGTGAAAGAAAGTTGAATCAGTTTCTAGAAGCTATCCCGGTAGGGATAGGAGTCATTGATCAAGCAGGTCAGTTCATCTATGTCAACCAAATTGGCTTGCAGTTGCAGGGTATAGAAGCCCTTCTTAAACCACCTATCCAGCTTTTTTCTGAGACTTGCCAAGCCTATGTTGCTGGGACAGAGCAGTTGTATCCAACAGAGCAATTACCCTTGGTACGGGCATTGAGGGGGGAAAAAATAACTCTTGATGATCTGGAGATTCATCAATCCGATAAAATTGTTCCTTTACAAGTTTGGGGAACCCCTATTTATGATGAACAGGGTGCTATTTTATACGCCATAGTCGCCTTTCAAGATATCACATCTCGCAAACAGGCAGAAGCTGAACGTCAAGATTATATTGAGGCACTACAACAAGCAAAAGATCAACTTCAGGCAGTTATAGATACTGTCCCTGGGTGTGTTTGCTGGATGAGTTCAGATGGGCGTTACCTCGGTGTTAATCGACATTTAGCGGACACCTTCAAATTGTCTCCAGATGACTTTATTGGTCGAGAAATTGGCTTTTTTTTAACCGACTCTCTCTTGTCTGAGTTGATCCACCAGTTTCTAGCCAGTCCAGAGCTAAGTACGACCCAAGTTATTAAGTTATCAGTCCAGGACTCTATACGAAGTTACTTGATGTCAGTTCAGAAATATCACCGAAATACGGCGGCTGTATCGGTAGCAATTGATATTACAGATCGCATGTTTGCAGAAGAAGCTCTACGTGCATCACTCCGGGAAAAAGAAATTTTGCTACAAGAAGTCCACCATCGGGTCAAAAATAATTTACAAATAATTTGTAGTTTGCTAGATCTCCAATCCCAAACACTAAATGATGAAAAGACATTGGCAGTCTTTCAGGAAAGCTACAACCGAATTAAATCAATGACCATAATTCATGAAAAACTATATCAATCAACATCAGTAGAAAAAATTAATTTTGCCGAATATGTTGAAACGTTAATGAATCATCTTCTACTCTCCTATAAAGTAGATTCGGAATTGATTCAAGTTTATTCTAACATAGAACCGATTTACCTAAATATTGATACAGCTATCCCTTGTGGATTGATTATTAATGAACTTTTGTCAAATTCATTAAAACATGCTTTCCCTAACTCAGCCAAAGGTCTAATAAATCTGTATTTCAAATTTGATAGAAATAAGAGATTTACTTTAATCGTTAAAGACAATGGGGTTGGTTTCCCTAAAGATTTTAATATTCAAGAAAAATCCACTTTAGGTCTCAAGTTAGTTAAAGTTTTAACGCAGCAACTAGAGGGCAATATTGAATTAAAACAAGAGCAGGGAATCGAATTGGCAATAAGTTTTCCCAATATAAAGGCTTAA
- a CDS encoding PCP reductase family protein: MSSSDFIETLQWTTEAKAMLKNIPYFVRVQARKRIEQLAREAELDVVTPEIVEQARAEFGQ; the protein is encoded by the coding sequence ATGAGCAGCTCTGATTTTATAGAAACCCTGCAATGGACAACGGAGGCGAAAGCCATGTTGAAAAACATTCCCTATTTCGTTCGTGTCCAAGCTAGAAAACGAATTGAGCAATTGGCTCGTGAAGCAGAGTTGGACGTGGTAACCCCTGAAATTGTTGAGCAGGCAAGGGCAGAGTTTGGGCAGTAA
- a CDS encoding nucleoside hydrolase codes for MSKPLVLMDQDGGVDDYLATLLLMTMEHIQPLGIVVTPADCYIQQAVSATRKILDLVGRSDIPVAQSTVRGINPFPALYRRDSFVVDYLPILNEQDEIQTPLAPETGQEFMVRSLLAAEQPVTLMVTGPLTTVAAALDLAPQIEQHIERIVWMGGALNVPGNVEPALEPGQDGSAEWNVYWDSLAAHRVWQTQIPLILCPLDLTNQVPVTSEFVRQLTKQRRYPLSDLAGQCYALVMTQVYYFWDVLATTYLAHPEFYQLQEWETVIVTTGKSQGRTKVETGGRKIQAMDKVDQEKYYAYILQQWAR; via the coding sequence ATGTCTAAACCACTAGTATTAATGGATCAAGATGGCGGCGTAGATGATTATCTGGCAACCCTGCTGCTGATGACAATGGAACATATCCAGCCCCTTGGCATTGTGGTTACTCCAGCAGACTGCTACATCCAGCAAGCCGTGAGTGCAACACGCAAAATTTTGGATTTAGTCGGGCGTTCGGACATTCCAGTTGCCCAAAGTACAGTTCGAGGAATCAATCCATTCCCAGCCCTTTACCGCCGTGATTCCTTTGTGGTAGATTATTTGCCCATTCTCAACGAACAGGATGAAATTCAGACACCCCTAGCCCCAGAAACCGGTCAAGAATTTATGGTGCGATCGCTCTTGGCGGCAGAGCAACCTGTCACATTGATGGTCACAGGTCCTTTAACCACAGTCGCGGCTGCCCTCGATTTAGCACCACAAATTGAGCAACACATTGAGAGAATTGTCTGGATGGGTGGGGCGCTCAACGTCCCCGGCAATGTTGAACCGGCTCTGGAACCGGGACAGGATGGTTCAGCGGAATGGAATGTTTACTGGGACTCCCTCGCCGCTCATCGGGTATGGCAGACTCAGATTCCCTTGATTCTATGTCCCTTGGATCTGACGAATCAGGTTCCCGTAACATCCGAGTTTGTGCGTCAACTCACTAAACAACGCCGATATCCTCTCTCGGATTTAGCAGGACAATGTTATGCACTGGTAATGACACAGGTTTATTACTTCTGGGATGTTCTTGCTACAACTTATCTGGCTCATCCAGAATTTTATCAACTTCAAGAATGGGAAACCGTAATTGTCACGACTGGCAAAAGTCAGGGACGAACCAAAGTGGAAACAGGCGGCAGAAAGATTCAAGCCATGGACAAAGTCGATCAGGAAAAATACTACGCCTACATCTTGCAACAATGGGCACGTTAG
- the rsmI gene encoding 16S rRNA (cytidine(1402)-2'-O)-methyltransferase, translated as MGTLYVVGTPIGNLEDMTFRAVRILQTVDLIAAEDTRHTGKLLQHFEVKTPQVSYHEHNRTERLSELLTKLAEGKAIALVTDAGMPGISDPGYELVKACIEAEIPVVPIPGATAGITALSAAGLPTDRFVFEGFLPASGQARQKRLELLQAESRTLIVYESPHRLRATLPDLANSLGFHRPIVIARELTKLHEEFWRGTIEEAIAHYRQKEPRGEFTLVIAGSQAEMPVFSEDDLKAELLQIMAQGVSRSQASRQLAQITKLSRRQLYQLALSIPGSDLEVTKENLKEK; from the coding sequence GTGGGAACGCTTTACGTAGTAGGAACGCCGATTGGTAACCTGGAGGATATGACATTCCGGGCAGTACGGATATTACAAACGGTGGATTTGATCGCGGCGGAAGACACGCGCCATACGGGAAAGCTGTTGCAACATTTTGAGGTGAAGACGCCCCAAGTAAGTTATCACGAACACAATCGCACTGAGCGTCTATCAGAATTGTTGACAAAACTGGCTGAGGGAAAAGCTATTGCTTTGGTGACGGATGCGGGGATGCCGGGAATCTCTGATCCGGGCTATGAGTTGGTTAAGGCTTGCATTGAGGCAGAGATACCAGTCGTACCCATCCCCGGTGCGACGGCGGGGATTACAGCCCTCAGCGCCGCTGGATTACCAACCGATCGCTTTGTGTTTGAAGGTTTTTTACCAGCAAGCGGTCAAGCTCGGCAAAAACGCTTAGAATTGCTGCAAGCGGAATCGAGAACATTAATTGTTTATGAATCTCCTCATCGCCTCCGCGCCACGTTGCCCGATTTAGCTAACTCCCTAGGATTTCACCGTCCCATCGTCATTGCACGGGAATTAACCAAGTTACACGAAGAGTTTTGGCGGGGAACAATTGAGGAGGCGATCGCTCACTACAGGCAGAAGGAACCTAGAGGAGAATTTACCTTGGTGATTGCGGGGTCGCAAGCAGAGATGCCTGTTTTCTCAGAAGACGACCTGAAAGCTGAGCTACTTCAAATCATGGCTCAGGGAGTATCGCGATCGCAAGCGAGTCGCCAATTAGCTCAAATCACCAAACTCTCACGGCGTCAGCTTTACCAACTGGCACTCTCAATTCCGGGTTCTGATCTTGAAGTGACAAAGGAGAATTTAAAAGAAAAGTGA
- a CDS encoding GNAT family N-acetyltransferase, protein MAINGSVEKATGSTNSAPLQVSSSLPNIRLPDTLVTTYLQMTDWSQFRPAYLNYLGGMKLMCMGTPDVAFYRFLYSSVGEEWRWRERLSHSDEEIKALLLAPGTSIHVLYVNGVPAGYIELAERREGPTGRFFSTEIVYFGLRSTYMGRGLGKHLLSHGIAYAWNRGTQRLWVHTCNLDGPHALNNYIKRGFKIYRVDKEPMPERYL, encoded by the coding sequence ATGGCGATCAATGGCTCGGTCGAAAAGGCAACGGGAAGTACCAACAGCGCTCCGCTTCAGGTGTCTTCTTCTTTGCCAAACATCCGTCTACCGGATACCCTGGTAACCACCTATCTCCAAATGACGGATTGGTCTCAATTCCGTCCAGCGTATCTTAATTACCTAGGCGGAATGAAGTTAATGTGCATGGGAACACCCGATGTCGCTTTTTATCGTTTCTTGTATAGTTCTGTCGGTGAGGAGTGGCGTTGGCGTGAACGACTCTCTCACTCGGATGAAGAAATTAAGGCACTGCTGTTAGCTCCAGGAACCAGCATCCACGTTTTATATGTTAATGGTGTACCGGCTGGATACATCGAATTGGCAGAGCGCAGGGAAGGGCCGACAGGTCGATTTTTCTCGACGGAGATTGTTTATTTTGGTCTGAGATCAACTTACATGGGTCGAGGTTTGGGGAAACATCTCCTGAGTCATGGCATCGCCTATGCTTGGAACAGAGGCACTCAACGCTTGTGGGTTCATACTTGCAACTTAGATGGACCCCATGCATTGAATAACTACATCAAGCGCGGCTTCAAAATTTACAGGGTTGATAAAGAACCAATGCCAGAACGTTATTTGTAG
- a CDS encoding nitrile hydratase subunit alpha, translating to MLLLTKDCPESQKALSKIVAQAWLDEEFKERFISEPVAVLQENGLTLPNGVTARVNESSSEGSLMSADANVDSNQVYEISLPSKPTELTESEVPSWSDIDDPEDPPIVICA from the coding sequence ATGCTTTTGTTAACGAAAGATTGCCCAGAATCGCAAAAAGCTTTGTCTAAGATTGTCGCCCAAGCCTGGTTAGATGAAGAGTTTAAAGAACGCTTTATCTCCGAACCCGTCGCTGTTCTTCAAGAAAACGGACTGACTCTTCCTAATGGTGTAACAGCCAGAGTGAACGAAAGCAGCTCAGAGGGAAGCCTAATGAGTGCAGATGCCAACGTAGACAGTAATCAAGTCTACGAAATCTCACTCCCTTCCAAGCCAACTGAACTTACAGAGTCAGAGGTTCCATCTTGGAGTGATATTGATGACCCTGAAGACCCTCCGATCGTAATCTGTGCTTGA
- a CDS encoding glutaredoxin family protein, producing the protein MTTACSSTKSSQNVSSASVSAQTRPLAATPEVALASHLKQIGAKLYGVHWCPYCHKQKALFGNEAFSQLDYVECDPAGKNARPELCQKARVEGFPTWEINGNKYGGMRSLQDLADLSGYSGDQNFKN; encoded by the coding sequence TTGACTACTGCATGTTCTTCAACAAAGTCGTCTCAAAATGTATCTTCCGCCTCAGTCTCGGCACAAACTAGACCCTTAGCTGCTACGCCCGAAGTGGCGCTAGCCAGCCATTTAAAGCAGATTGGCGCAAAATTGTATGGTGTTCATTGGTGCCCCTACTGCCATAAGCAAAAAGCACTATTTGGTAATGAGGCGTTCAGCCAGTTGGACTATGTTGAGTGTGATCCGGCTGGGAAAAATGCACGACCTGAGCTTTGTCAAAAGGCTCGTGTTGAAGGGTTTCCCACATGGGAAATCAATGGTAACAAATATGGAGGAATGAGGTCTTTGCAAGACCTGGCTGATTTATCTGGCTATAGTGGCGATCAAAATTTCAAAAACTGA
- a CDS encoding glutaredoxin family protein: MTTGCTSLKEYQSRKASRLALANYLQQNNAKMYGTYWCVACNGQKKWFGKEAFSKITYIECDPAGEKAQPEICRKLNITSFPTWEINGKFSCVGGCSLPKLAEIAGYTGPSDF, encoded by the coding sequence ATGACAACTGGATGTACTTCATTAAAAGAATATCAGTCTAGAAAAGCCTCCAGACTGGCTTTAGCCAACTATCTCCAACAGAATAACGCTAAGATGTATGGCACTTATTGGTGTGTCGCCTGTAACGGACAAAAGAAATGGTTTGGTAAAGAAGCATTTAGTAAAATCACTTACATTGAGTGCGACCCGGCTGGCGAAAAGGCGCAACCCGAAATCTGCCGCAAGTTAAACATTACCAGTTTTCCAACCTGGGAAATAAATGGGAAGTTTTCTTGTGTGGGTGGGTGTTCGCTGCCCAAACTTGCTGAGATAGCTGGATATACAGGCCCTAGTGACTTTTGA
- a CDS encoding cytochrome c biogenesis CcdA family protein, with the protein MTRTKNFTSQLAGRKHLKFLVPGLLFIGTILLIVALSFIDWNTLYEPLQNVVFSLEENYKEWLGKQNTANPLILLLLAFVGGLIGSISPCHIGLLTVNLTYIGTREVTSRRDAFVKAASFVLGVVTVLSLLGLVSSFAGAVMRDYRGHVNIVVGLVVLLMGLTLLEIIRLPLPQFGAALPITGPYTAGVTFALVSSPCASPVLFSVLTAAAATGSQVQSTLTMVSYALGTSALIFFASLFTGLAKQARTLVKYSEWIMRIGGGLLIIMGGFYLYSGISWVLTVAFR; encoded by the coding sequence ATGACACGCACCAAAAATTTCACTTCACAGTTGGCAGGACGCAAGCACCTAAAATTTTTAGTGCCTGGGTTGCTCTTCATAGGAACGATTCTATTGATTGTGGCACTCAGCTTTATCGATTGGAACACCCTATACGAACCTCTTCAAAACGTTGTCTTCTCTTTAGAAGAAAATTATAAGGAATGGCTCGGTAAACAGAATACGGCGAACCCACTGATCTTACTTCTGTTAGCTTTTGTGGGAGGTTTGATTGGTAGCATCTCACCCTGCCACATTGGACTCTTGACTGTGAACCTGACTTACATCGGCACTCGTGAAGTGACATCTCGCCGGGATGCTTTCGTTAAAGCAGCATCATTTGTCCTGGGAGTGGTAACCGTCCTCAGTTTGTTGGGATTGGTCTCTTCCTTTGCGGGGGCGGTCATGCGTGACTACCGAGGTCACGTCAATATCGTCGTTGGCTTGGTGGTTCTGCTGATGGGGCTGACGTTATTAGAGATTATACGCCTGCCTTTACCCCAATTTGGTGCGGCATTGCCGATCACGGGGCCTTACACCGCCGGAGTCACCTTCGCGTTGGTGAGTTCTCCCTGTGCCAGTCCTGTACTGTTTTCAGTTCTTACGGCGGCAGCGGCTACCGGTTCCCAGGTTCAAAGCACACTCACAATGGTCAGTTATGCCTTGGGTACCAGTGCGCTGATTTTCTTCGCCAGTCTATTTACAGGTTTAGCCAAACAAGCCCGCACTCTCGTTAAATATTCTGAATGGATTATGCGTATAGGCGGTGGGCTGTTGATTATTATGGGAGGATTTTATCTCTACAGTGGGATTAGCTGGGTTTTAACCGTGGCATTCCGTTAA